The genomic window CTTGCTACTCAAAAAGCCACAAAAAAATGGACAGCCAGATACAATAATTGGAACCTCATTATAGCTGAACTGTCCATTGTTTTCGAAGATAGACTTAAAGACTATATCTTCTAATCCTAATCTAAAAACTTAATAATACTTATTCTAAGCAGTTTTCACTGTTAATATACTATCATTTTGCTTTGTGTATTTTTTATGAGTTTTAGAGTTATAATTTTAGTAGTTTCTTGTTTTAATTTTTTGTTGGGACGTTTTTTGTCATTTTTCATTTGTTTTTTACTACCAATTTGGTGTTTTTACACAATTTATTTTACAGACTCCTTTAGTTTATATTAGACATATGTAATTTCATTCCTTATGGAGTCAGAAACACTTTTTATTCTTATTTGTTCTAATCCTTTTTCAGTTATAACGTCAACATTTTTCCCTAATTTTTCTTCTAAGAAATCAATTAATTCAAAATATTTAAGACCTATAGGTTTTTCAAATTTAATTATCAAATCTATATCACTATTATCTGTTTGGGTGTTTTTAGAATAAGAACCAAAAATACCAATTTTTGATATTCCATATTTATTTTTGATAAATGAAATATTATCTCTTAATATACTGATGATTTTATACTTATCCATTAAAATCACCTCCTGATTATTTTTATAAAATTATACCATATATAATACTCTCTCGAATTATTAATATTTTATTCTTAAAGAATTGAAAATTGCAAGTAGAGCAACTCCCACATCTGCAAATATCGCTTGCCACATGTTTGCATTTCCGGTAGCTCCTAAGGATAGAAAGACTATTTTTATTAAAAGTATGAATACAATATTTTGCCAGATGATTTTTGATGTTTTTTTGGATATTTTTATTGAATCTATTATTTTGTTTATTTTGTCATCCATGATTACAACATCCGATGCTTCTATTGCAGCATCTGACCCTAGACCACCCATGGATATTCCAACATCTGATCGGGTTAAAACTGGTGCATCGTTTATTCCATCTCCTACAAAGGCAGTTGTTTTGTTTCCTAGTTCTTTTTCAAGAATATTCACTTTGTCATTTGGTAGAAGTTCTGAATGGTATGAGTCTATATTTAGTTCTTTTGCTATATGTTTTGCGGATATTTCGTTATCACCAGTCAGCATTATTGTTTTTATTTGATTTTTGTTTAAATAGTTAATAGTTTCTTTTGCTTCTTTTCTTATTTTGTCTGAAATAACAAAATATCCAGCAAATAAATTGTTTATTGCAATATATATTATAGTTCCAAAATCGTCTGATTTTTCATATTTTATATTATGTTTTTTCATGATTTTTTCATTGCCTATTATTATTTTTTTATCTTCTATTTCTGAAATTATTCCATGTCCAGATATGTCTTCGTTGGATTTAATTTTATCTGTTTTAATTTTATCTTTATATAACTTTTTTATAGATAGAGCTATTGGGTGATTTGAATGTTCTTCTGAATAAGCTGCGTATTTTATTATTTCTTCTTTTGTGAAATCATTTTTTGTTATGATTTTGTTTACTTCAAAAACACCGTGTGTTAAAGTACCTGTTTTATCAAAAACTATTTTTTGTATATTTTTAAGAGCTTCGAGATAGTTCCCGCCTTTAACAAGAACTCCTTTTTTTGAAAGAGTACCGATTCCAGCGAAATACCCAAGAGGTATTGATACAACTAAAGCACAAGGACAAGATATTACTAAGAATAAAAGTCCTCTGTAGAACCATTCTGAAAAATTCCCTATAAATAAAGGTGGAATAAACGCTAGTGCAATAGCAGAGAATACGACAATTGGTGTGTAGATTTTTGAGAATTTTGTTATAAACTTTTCAGTTTTTGCTTTTTTAGAAGCTGCATTCTCTACCATATCCAATATTTTTGATACAGTTGATTCTGAGTATGGTTTAGTTACTTGGACTTTTATTGTATGTGAAAGGTTTATGTATCCACTCAATATTTCTTCGCTCTTTTTTAGAGTTTTTGGTTTTGATTCACCAGTTAAAGCAGTTGTGTTTACCTTTGTTTCTTTGTCTAATATTATTCCGTCCACAGGTACTTTTTCCCCTGGTTTTACCAATATAACATCGTTTATTTTTAGCTCTTCTGGAGATAATGTTTTTATACTATGGCCATCTATAAGGTTAGCGTGATCAGGGCGGATATCCATCAAAGAAGCTATTGATTTTCTTGAATTATCCACAGCTATTGATTGAAAAAGCTCACCTATTTCGTAAAATATCATAACTCCGGCAGCTTCGGGGATTTCGTTTATACCGATGGCTCCGATTGTTGCTATTGTCATTAGAAAATTTTCGTCGAAAAAGTTTCCATTTATTATATTTTTTATTGCTTTGAAAACTACAGTATAACCAGATAGTATATAAGAAGATAAAAATAAATAAGTAGAAACTTCTCTATTTATGAAAATCCATCCAAGTATAAAAAGAATTGCAGAGATAGAAAATTTTATAATTTTCATTTTTATCTCTTTGTTGTTTGATTTGATTTTATCTTCTTTTCTGTATACTTTCACATCTGGTTCGTATTTATTTACTATCTTTTTGATTTCATCTAACTCATCATTTTCAGATTCAACGGTAACTGTTTTAGTAACAAAATTAAGGTTTGCATTTTTAACAGTATCTATATTTTTTATGTTTTCTTCTATTTTAGTTGCGCAGTTAGCACAATCAAGGCCATCGAGTTTAATAATTTGTTTAGGCATATTTTTACCTCCTTATAATTATATATGAACAAATATTCATATATAATTATATAATAAGTTTACCAGGTAAGTCAAATGATTTGATATAATCTTTATAGGAGATTATTTTTATGATTTGTAAATAGTATGAAGTATGTCCGATGAAAAAATATTGCTAAATAACTATGCTCTCTGTCATTTCGACTAAGCGGTAGCGCATGGAGAAATCTGAACAGTAAATTTCACTTCATGAAATTAAGTTTCTAAAACCTTGAACAATTTTCTACGAAAATTTATATTTGTTAGACCTTTCGGCAAGCTCAGGGTGACATTTGTTCATTATTCTTTTAAATTTCAATAGAAATATCTTCAATTTTTCTCTTCCAGATCATATGGTGAGCGTTTTTTCCCCAATAGTTTTTTTCAACAATTGTAGGTTCACCAAGTTTTTTTGTCCAATGGTCTCTAGCTTTTTTATAACCACTATCCAAACAGAATTCTTCTATTCCTCTTGCCATCATTGAAAGGATAATTGAGTTGAACAGTTTTTTGCCTATTGACTTTCCTTGGTATTCTGGAAGTACGTAAACAGTTGCCAACTCCCAAATATCTTTATATTCATTATTTGTAATTTTATTTATTAGATCGTTGCTTTTTCCAAAAGAGACAGTACCAACTATTTTGTTATCTTTTTTTGCGATAAGAAAATATCTTTCTCTTCCATTTGTTTGGAAATCTTTTTTCAAAGATTGTTTTTTTGATACTATTTCTTCTTTCATTCCCTGTTCGTCTTCTTTGATGCCTTCATCTTTAAAAGCTTTTTTAATTGTGGTTTCAAACAGTTCTAAAATCTCTTTTTCATCTTCTTTTTTTGGCCTGGTTATTTTCATTGTCATATTTCATCCCCCTTATCCAGTATATTTTAGCATAAAAAACTCAGGCTTAATCAGCCTGAGTTAAGTTTATATATCTATTTAAAATTTTGAATGTAATAAATGCTAAGATGAGTTTTGCTATATCAAACCATATAAATGTTGGTACAAGTATGCTTACTGTTTTCATAATATCGTTCCCAGTTGAAATCATAAACCAAAATATACCAAATGAATATATTATTATCAGTTCT from Geotoga petraea includes these protein-coding regions:
- a CDS encoding nucleotidyltransferase family protein; translation: MDKYKIISILRDNISFIKNKYGISKIGIFGSYSKNTQTDNSDIDLIIKFEKPIGLKYFELIDFLEEKLGKNVDVITEKGLEQIRIKSVSDSIRNEITYV
- a CDS encoding heavy metal translocating P-type ATPase; its protein translation is MPKQIIKLDGLDCANCATKIEENIKNIDTVKNANLNFVTKTVTVESENDELDEIKKIVNKYEPDVKVYRKEDKIKSNNKEIKMKIIKFSISAILFILGWIFINREVSTYLFLSSYILSGYTVVFKAIKNIINGNFFDENFLMTIATIGAIGINEIPEAAGVMIFYEIGELFQSIAVDNSRKSIASLMDIRPDHANLIDGHSIKTLSPEELKINDVILVKPGEKVPVDGIILDKETKVNTTALTGESKPKTLKKSEEILSGYINLSHTIKVQVTKPYSESTVSKILDMVENAASKKAKTEKFITKFSKIYTPIVVFSAIALAFIPPLFIGNFSEWFYRGLLFLVISCPCALVVSIPLGYFAGIGTLSKKGVLVKGGNYLEALKNIQKIVFDKTGTLTHGVFEVNKIITKNDFTKEEIIKYAAYSEEHSNHPIALSIKKLYKDKIKTDKIKSNEDISGHGIISEIEDKKIIIGNEKIMKKHNIKYEKSDDFGTIIYIAINNLFAGYFVISDKIRKEAKETINYLNKNQIKTIMLTGDNEISAKHIAKELNIDSYHSELLPNDKVNILEKELGNKTTAFVGDGINDAPVLTRSDVGISMGGLGSDAAIEASDVVIMDDKINKIIDSIKISKKTSKIIWQNIVFILLIKIVFLSLGATGNANMWQAIFADVGVALLAIFNSLRIKY
- a CDS encoding GNAT family N-acetyltransferase; this encodes MTMKITRPKKEDEKEILELFETTIKKAFKDEGIKEDEQGMKEEIVSKKQSLKKDFQTNGRERYFLIAKKDNKIVGTVSFGKSNDLINKITNNEYKDIWELATVYVLPEYQGKSIGKKLFNSIILSMMARGIEEFCLDSGYKKARDHWTKKLGEPTIVEKNYWGKNAHHMIWKRKIEDISIEI